Proteins encoded together in one Planctomyces sp. SH-PL14 window:
- a CDS encoding PPC domain-containing protein, with product MPFSFLRSSVLAIAALVPAWVLAAPPAVTGISPAGVQAGKSVTVSFVGAAGEPVPQVWFSRPGITLAPTDKPKEWTLTAAPDCPPGIVWIRFFNDEGASDLRPVFVGTLPEIAEVEPNNTNAQAQKVEALPVVVNGVLHKGGEVDAFSVTLEAGQTLTASVESHRSLGTPMDGVLQIATPDGFVLVQNDDDRGNDPQLTFTATRPGPYLVRAFAFPADPNSTINYAGGEGYIYRLLLTTGPVIDHTVPLAVASPTPAPLAPVRTGIAPDAAPLTPVLIDETAILPAAEPSTLLAHRLPLVSHATPIEAAPAEPNTPQLLTVPMSLTGHVSAPGEVDRYRFAGKKGESLRLAVDARRFDSPLDAVLRLFGPDGKLIKEQDDDGRRSYDIDFNQSLPADGEYRLEVTDRFRHGGPRYAYLLTAEPTVPDFDLNVDTNRWTLKAGTPLEIPVTIARRAGFKDEIVFEVEGLPADAEVTLAETKSQAMGDSAKSVKLKIETKRTTPLNVPLKIIGKAGDRRRVADGPISGVSDRITALWLTIVKGS from the coding sequence GTGCCGTTCTCGTTCCTCCGGTCTTCCGTCCTCGCCATTGCCGCTCTCGTTCCCGCCTGGGTCCTGGCCGCTCCGCCGGCGGTGACCGGGATCTCTCCCGCCGGGGTCCAGGCCGGGAAGTCCGTGACCGTCTCGTTCGTGGGGGCCGCGGGGGAACCTGTTCCGCAGGTCTGGTTCAGCCGCCCCGGGATCACGCTGGCCCCGACCGACAAGCCGAAGGAGTGGACACTGACCGCCGCTCCGGACTGCCCGCCGGGGATCGTCTGGATTCGCTTCTTCAACGATGAGGGGGCGAGCGACCTGCGGCCGGTCTTCGTCGGCACGCTCCCCGAGATCGCCGAGGTCGAGCCGAACAACACAAACGCCCAGGCCCAGAAGGTCGAAGCTCTGCCGGTCGTCGTGAACGGTGTCCTCCACAAGGGGGGCGAAGTCGATGCCTTCTCCGTCACGCTCGAAGCGGGACAGACCCTCACAGCCTCCGTCGAGTCTCATCGCAGCCTCGGCACACCGATGGACGGCGTCCTCCAGATCGCCACCCCGGACGGGTTCGTCCTCGTCCAGAACGACGACGACCGGGGCAACGACCCCCAGCTTACCTTCACCGCCACGCGCCCCGGTCCGTACCTCGTCCGGGCCTTCGCCTTTCCCGCCGATCCCAACAGCACGATCAACTACGCCGGGGGCGAGGGCTACATCTACCGCCTGCTCCTCACGACGGGTCCGGTGATCGACCACACCGTCCCGCTGGCGGTCGCGAGTCCGACCCCCGCACCGCTCGCTCCCGTCCGAACCGGCATCGCCCCGGACGCTGCGCCGCTCACTCCTGTGCTTATCGACGAGACCGCGATCCTCCCGGCGGCTGAGCCGTCGACGCTGCTCGCTCACCGGCTCCCGCTGGTCTCGCATGCCACGCCTATCGAAGCGGCTCCGGCGGAGCCGAACACGCCCCAGCTCCTCACGGTGCCGATGTCGCTCACCGGCCACGTGAGCGCTCCGGGCGAAGTCGACCGGTACCGGTTTGCGGGTAAGAAGGGGGAATCGCTGCGACTGGCGGTCGATGCCCGGCGATTCGACTCGCCGCTCGACGCCGTCCTGCGGCTCTTCGGTCCCGACGGGAAGCTCATCAAGGAGCAGGACGACGATGGCCGCCGGTCCTACGACATCGACTTCAACCAGTCGCTTCCGGCCGACGGCGAATACCGCCTCGAAGTGACCGACCGTTTCCGCCACGGCGGACCGCGGTACGCCTACCTCCTGACCGCCGAACCGACCGTTCCCGATTTCGATCTGAACGTCGACACGAACCGCTGGACGCTGAAGGCCGGAACGCCGCTGGAGATCCCGGTGACGATCGCCCGGCGGGCCGGGTTCAAGGACGAGATCGTGTTCGAAGTCGAAGGACTCCCGGCCGACGCCGAAGTGACGCTCGCGGAGACGAAGTCCCAGGCGATGGGGGATTCCGCCAAGAGCGTGAAGCTCAAGATCGAGACGAAGCGAACAACGCCGCTGAACGTCCCGCTCAAGATCATCGGCAAGGCGGGCGACCGCCGCCGCGTCGCCGATGGCCCGATCTCCGGGGTGTCGGACCGGATCACGGCGCTCTGGCTGACGATTGTCAAAGGCTCGTGA
- a CDS encoding carboxypeptidase-like regulatory domain-containing protein, with translation MRSLLASNVCRSLVAGLLLLAAFGCGESVQMPEGDPVKGAVTLKGKPLTGVTVTLQDGVKGVGTSCVVDDQGRFASGGPLPPGQYKVAFSPTLMPFEPGAAGPPPAPPKLPATLPRKYQQLDTSDLIVEVKADGSEVQIQIPG, from the coding sequence ATGCGATCACTCCTGGCCTCGAATGTCTGCCGGTCCCTGGTGGCCGGCCTGTTGCTCCTCGCGGCCTTCGGCTGCGGCGAGAGCGTCCAGATGCCCGAAGGGGACCCGGTCAAAGGGGCCGTGACCCTCAAGGGAAAGCCGCTCACGGGCGTGACCGTCACGCTGCAGGACGGCGTCAAAGGGGTCGGGACGAGCTGCGTCGTCGACGACCAGGGCCGGTTCGCCTCCGGCGGTCCGCTTCCCCCGGGCCAGTACAAGGTCGCGTTCTCGCCGACCCTCATGCCGTTTGAACCAGGAGCGGCGGGACCGCCCCCGGCACCGCCGAAGCTCCCGGCCACCCTCCCCCGCAAATACCAGCAGCTCGATACGTCGGACCTGATCGTCGAGGTCAAGGCCGACGGCAGCGAAGTCCAGATCCAGATCCCGGGCTGA
- a CDS encoding DUF1559 domain-containing protein produces MRSSRRRAAFTLVELLVGLAIVGLLAALLLPAIQSAREAGRQTECRNRMRQISTAVQNRTEASQVITDDQHRDLFDLLPFLGETALYSHHVESTQHTPGTPVFVCPSDPQSSAPLATFNYVLNGGNQLTPRAKNGVCADLFDPPVRPADVTDGLSQTACLSERLFSRGRSQLHHTWDEVVAEGARYTWFLQQTSPNTEPEFVDACRNARLTPFSTFLIGSAPMGRFFPPYTHILPPNSLGCFNATAADPLLDMSNSMNGVTATSHHAGGVHLAYCDGHVVFLNDAIDGTVWKAIGSRNGSELNHTP; encoded by the coding sequence TTGCGGAGTTCGCGCCGTCGTGCGGCGTTCACGCTGGTGGAGTTGCTCGTCGGGCTGGCGATCGTGGGCCTTCTGGCCGCGTTGCTGCTTCCCGCCATCCAGAGCGCCCGCGAAGCAGGACGTCAGACCGAGTGCCGGAACCGGATGCGGCAGATCAGTACGGCGGTCCAGAACCGGACGGAGGCGTCGCAGGTCATCACGGACGACCAGCATCGTGATCTGTTCGATCTCCTTCCCTTTCTCGGGGAGACCGCGTTGTACTCGCATCACGTCGAATCGACTCAGCACACGCCGGGAACGCCGGTCTTCGTCTGCCCGTCGGACCCGCAGTCGTCGGCCCCCCTCGCCACCTTCAACTACGTGCTGAACGGTGGGAACCAGTTGACCCCGCGGGCCAAGAACGGCGTCTGTGCCGACTTGTTCGATCCACCGGTGCGGCCGGCCGACGTCACCGACGGCTTGAGTCAGACCGCCTGCCTGTCCGAGCGGCTGTTTAGCCGCGGAAGAAGCCAGCTCCATCACACGTGGGACGAGGTGGTCGCTGAAGGGGCGCGGTACACGTGGTTCCTCCAGCAGACCAGCCCGAACACGGAACCGGAGTTTGTCGACGCCTGTCGCAACGCCCGTCTGACCCCGTTCTCGACATTCCTGATCGGCAGCGCGCCGATGGGGCGGTTCTTTCCCCCCTACACCCACATCCTTCCGCCGAACTCCCTGGGCTGCTTCAACGCCACGGCCGCGGATCCGCTGCTCGACATGTCGAACTCGATGAACGGCGTCACCGCCACCAGCCATCACGCCGGCGGAGTCCACCTGGCGTACTGCGACGGCCACGTGGTCTTTCTGAACGACGCGATCGACGGCACCGTCTGGAAGGCGATCGGCTCCCGGAACGGGAGCGAACTGAACCACACCCCTTGA
- a CDS encoding LacI family DNA-binding transcriptional regulator produces MSPSPTRPAEPLRMVDIAQKAGVSRMAVSAVLMGTGNGRVRVSTETAERIRKIADDLGYRPNRAAQQLAGRGSGIVAVVANDCRNFLTQRALAWLHEAAQQDGLRVMAQFAPEGPVTLEQLIQDVRAGWVDGIVYLAFENEQQWPVVAELFGGFPQAVVAIGDVGDPRVNSVISDVVPGARASMAHLKDQGRSRPVFIAEEDESLAFRHRREAYRAAAEELGLDFDDRRIVIETRGWLVSSPEYYERFDRLARRIVDDLGADAVLCDTDFTAVALCRAFRRLGLRIAEAVSVIGWGDLQMAAMFDPPLTTVSLELPTLLRRVVARLRDELVPGESPRIERVATQLVVRESS; encoded by the coding sequence GTGAGCCCTTCCCCGACCCGTCCGGCCGAGCCGCTCAGGATGGTCGACATCGCCCAGAAAGCGGGGGTGTCCCGGATGGCGGTCTCGGCGGTCCTGATGGGGACGGGGAATGGACGGGTCCGGGTCTCGACCGAGACGGCGGAGCGGATCCGGAAGATCGCCGACGACCTCGGGTACCGCCCCAACCGGGCGGCCCAGCAGCTCGCCGGCCGCGGCAGCGGGATCGTGGCGGTGGTCGCGAACGACTGCCGCAACTTCCTCACGCAGCGGGCCCTGGCCTGGCTGCACGAGGCGGCCCAGCAGGATGGCCTGCGCGTCATGGCGCAGTTCGCCCCCGAGGGGCCGGTGACCCTCGAACAACTGATTCAGGATGTCCGCGCCGGGTGGGTCGACGGGATCGTCTACCTGGCGTTCGAGAACGAACAGCAGTGGCCGGTCGTCGCGGAACTCTTCGGAGGGTTCCCGCAGGCGGTCGTGGCGATCGGCGACGTGGGAGATCCCCGCGTCAACAGCGTGATCAGCGACGTGGTCCCCGGTGCGCGGGCTTCGATGGCCCACCTGAAAGACCAGGGACGGTCGCGGCCGGTGTTCATCGCCGAAGAGGACGAGTCCCTGGCGTTCCGGCACCGCCGCGAGGCGTACCGCGCCGCGGCGGAGGAACTCGGCCTCGACTTCGACGACCGGCGGATCGTGATCGAGACCCGCGGATGGCTGGTCTCGAGTCCCGAGTACTACGAGCGGTTTGACCGTCTGGCCCGGCGGATCGTGGACGATCTGGGGGCGGACGCGGTGTTGTGCGATACGGACTTCACGGCGGTCGCCCTGTGCCGGGCGTTCCGCCGGCTGGGACTGCGGATCGCGGAGGCGGTCTCCGTCATCGGGTGGGGCGACCTGCAGATGGCGGCGATGTTCGATCCTCCGCTGACCACCGTCTCCCTGGAACTGCCGACGCTCCTCCGGCGCGTCGTGGCGCGGCTGCGGGACGAACTCGTCCCCGGCGAATCTCCGCGGATCGAACGGGTCGCGACGCAGCTTGTCGTCCGCGAGTCGTCGTAG
- a CDS encoding DUF1501 domain-containing protein has translation MSAHSNCLGIRRRDCLKLGLGAALGTGLVDLLRLRGTAYATETALRTEAKSCILVWLDGGPTHYETFDPKPEAPSEVRGEYQAIDTKVTGMQFSEHLPKLASISDKLAVIRSIRHDQGNHGAGNHYMMTGAPPRIPVGCGAFVSFHPSFGSVTAYERGNHNGLPAYFSMPSMSRSGGPNFLGAQYAPFVVADDPNREKFRVRDVALPGGLTDDRFGKRKDLRSLVDKLPRIAEKAAGDPVNALDEYYQQGYSLVSSPEAQKAFDVASEPKELRDRYGRSSFGQRALLARRLVEAGVPFITLYEGGWDHHADLFNACRKRLPELDTAVSALIEDLDDRGMLDSTMVCVLGEFGRTPKINKDAGRDHWSNAMSVLMAGAKIPGGQVIGATDRAGYSAVDRVLSPENFASSIYRKLGIDPDKIYYTPLGRPTHLVSDATPISELFA, from the coding sequence ATGTCGGCCCATTCGAACTGCCTCGGCATCCGTCGTCGCGACTGCCTCAAGCTCGGTCTCGGAGCCGCTCTCGGCACGGGACTCGTCGACCTGCTGCGTCTCCGCGGCACCGCCTACGCCACCGAGACCGCGCTGCGGACGGAGGCGAAGAGCTGCATCCTCGTCTGGCTCGACGGCGGCCCGACGCACTACGAGACCTTCGACCCCAAGCCCGAGGCCCCCAGCGAAGTCCGCGGCGAGTACCAGGCGATCGACACCAAGGTGACGGGGATGCAGTTCTCCGAACACCTCCCGAAGCTCGCCTCGATCTCCGACAAGCTGGCGGTCATCCGCTCGATCCGGCACGACCAGGGGAACCACGGCGCCGGCAACCACTACATGATGACCGGCGCCCCGCCGCGGATTCCGGTCGGCTGCGGCGCGTTCGTCAGCTTTCACCCCAGCTTCGGCTCGGTCACGGCCTACGAGCGGGGGAACCACAACGGACTCCCGGCCTACTTCTCGATGCCGAGCATGTCCCGCTCGGGGGGCCCGAACTTCCTCGGCGCCCAGTACGCCCCCTTCGTCGTCGCCGACGATCCCAACCGCGAAAAATTCCGCGTTCGCGACGTCGCTCTTCCGGGCGGACTGACGGACGACCGGTTCGGCAAGCGGAAGGACCTCCGCTCGCTCGTCGACAAGCTCCCGCGGATCGCCGAGAAGGCGGCCGGAGACCCGGTGAACGCTCTCGATGAGTACTACCAGCAGGGCTACAGCCTCGTCTCGTCGCCCGAAGCCCAGAAGGCCTTCGATGTCGCCAGCGAGCCGAAGGAACTGCGCGACCGTTACGGCCGTTCGAGCTTCGGCCAGCGGGCGCTGTTGGCCCGGCGGCTGGTCGAGGCGGGCGTGCCGTTCATCACTCTCTACGAAGGGGGATGGGACCACCACGCCGACCTGTTCAACGCCTGCCGCAAGCGGCTGCCCGAACTCGACACGGCGGTGTCGGCCCTGATCGAAGACCTCGACGACCGGGGGATGCTGGACTCGACGATGGTCTGCGTCCTGGGCGAGTTCGGCCGAACCCCGAAGATCAACAAGGACGCCGGCCGCGACCACTGGTCGAACGCGATGTCGGTCCTGATGGCGGGGGCGAAGATCCCCGGCGGCCAGGTGATCGGCGCGACCGACCGGGCCGGCTACTCGGCGGTCGACCGGGTCCTCTCGCCGGAGAACTTCGCCTCTTCGATCTACCGCAAGCTGGGGATCGATCCGGACAAGATCTACTACACCCCGCTCGGCCGCCCGACGCACCTCGTGAGCGACGCGACGCCGATTAGCGAGCTGTTTGCGTAG
- a CDS encoding DUF1559 domain-containing protein has product MKVRRLASRGFTLIELLVVIAIIAVLVAILLPAVQQAREAARRSQCGNNLKQLGIAMHSYHETLNVFPYGVLTFGTYHTRDTWMQQVLPYIDQGPMYNKYQNWVGQWVMDTPVDIRDAIIPTLVCPTDPSGGGFGANGGLRSGAYGFQGNYVVCIGKTQNHNVDNGGMFHWNSSTRVKHVADGLSNTVMFSEGLCRGKTTGGWGEPGGYWGGGEGGGFGFTTMETPNSTVTDQVYTCKSTTWPNAPCTSMSVYTTQRNFARSAHVGGVQAAMGDGAVKFVSDSIDRTLWQNVGSCNGQERVADF; this is encoded by the coding sequence ATGAAAGTGCGTCGCCTCGCCTCCCGAGGGTTCACCCTCATCGAACTGCTGGTCGTCATTGCGATCATCGCCGTGCTTGTCGCCATCCTCCTGCCGGCTGTCCAGCAGGCCCGCGAAGCGGCCCGCCGCTCGCAGTGCGGAAACAACCTGAAGCAGCTGGGCATCGCGATGCACAGCTATCACGAGACGCTCAACGTCTTCCCGTACGGGGTGCTGACCTTCGGGACGTACCACACCCGCGACACCTGGATGCAGCAGGTCCTGCCGTACATCGACCAGGGGCCGATGTACAACAAGTATCAGAACTGGGTCGGCCAGTGGGTCATGGACACCCCGGTCGACATCCGCGACGCGATCATCCCGACCCTCGTCTGTCCGACCGATCCCTCGGGGGGCGGATTCGGAGCGAACGGCGGCCTCCGCAGCGGCGCCTACGGCTTCCAGGGGAACTACGTCGTCTGCATCGGCAAGACGCAGAACCACAACGTCGACAACGGCGGGATGTTCCACTGGAACTCGAGCACCCGGGTCAAGCACGTCGCGGACGGCCTGAGCAACACCGTCATGTTCAGCGAAGGCCTCTGCCGCGGAAAGACGACCGGCGGCTGGGGCGAGCCCGGCGGCTACTGGGGCGGCGGCGAAGGGGGAGGCTTCGGCTTCACGACGATGGAGACGCCGAACTCGACCGTTACCGATCAGGTCTATACCTGCAAGTCGACCACCTGGCCGAACGCTCCCTGCACGAGCATGAGCGTCTACACGACCCAGCGGAACTTTGCCCGCAGCGCCCACGTCGGCGGCGTGCAGGCCGCCATGGGTGACGGCGCCGTGAAGTTCGTCTCCGACTCCATCGACCGGACGCTGTGGCAGAACGTTGGAAGCTGCAACGGCCAGGAACGGGTCGCCGACTTCTAG
- a CDS encoding DUF1559 domain-containing protein: MTSRCRRRGFTLIELLVVIAIIAVLVAILLPAVQQAREAARASMCRNNLKQIGIAIHGYHEVHNAFPEGVMGKINWRVSVLPMLEQGPLFNKLDFTGAAEDFKSGSSSVTNKATLTGLSIPTFICPSSTIDPNANPGWNGNRFQYHHYVGINGAVNAGFGNCNQTYGFACDNGPFQYNRLTRIKDLADGTSNIFLIGEQSATVLFTGSSGGGLTTGGQTQGLGGYYGGWHGFTDGSATNTYSAGGIASGLAPVLYPPNASCGAPFECGYVYTNSLPLASKHTGGINGLSADGGVRFVADAIDLTTLKRLAMREDGKPASFGD; this comes from the coding sequence ATGACTTCCCGATGCCGCCGGCGTGGCTTCACGCTGATCGAACTCCTGGTCGTGATCGCCATCATCGCGGTCCTGGTCGCCATCCTGCTCCCCGCGGTCCAGCAGGCCCGCGAGGCGGCCCGCGCCTCGATGTGCCGCAACAACCTGAAGCAGATCGGAATCGCGATCCACGGCTACCACGAAGTCCACAACGCTTTCCCCGAAGGGGTGATGGGTAAGATCAACTGGCGGGTCTCGGTCCTGCCGATGCTCGAACAGGGCCCGCTGTTCAACAAGCTCGACTTCACCGGAGCCGCGGAGGACTTCAAGTCGGGATCCTCGTCGGTGACGAACAAGGCGACCCTCACCGGGCTCTCCATCCCGACCTTCATCTGCCCCTCCAGCACGATCGATCCGAATGCCAACCCGGGCTGGAACGGGAACCGCTTCCAGTACCACCACTATGTCGGGATCAACGGCGCGGTGAACGCGGGCTTCGGCAACTGCAACCAGACCTACGGCTTCGCCTGCGACAACGGCCCGTTCCAGTACAACCGCCTCACCCGGATCAAGGACCTGGCGGACGGAACGAGCAACATCTTCCTGATCGGCGAGCAGTCGGCGACGGTCCTCTTCACCGGCAGCTCCGGCGGGGGGCTGACGACCGGCGGCCAGACGCAGGGACTCGGCGGCTACTACGGCGGCTGGCATGGCTTCACGGACGGCAGCGCCACGAACACCTACAGCGCGGGCGGCATCGCCTCGGGCCTCGCTCCCGTGCTCTACCCGCCCAACGCCTCCTGCGGGGCTCCCTTTGAATGCGGCTACGTCTACACGAACTCCCTGCCGCTCGCCTCGAAGCACACCGGCGGGATCAACGGCCTGTCCGCGGACGGCGGAGTCCGGTTCGTCGCCGACGCGATCGACCTGACGACCCTCAAGCGGCTGGCGATGCGGGAAGACGGCAAGCCCGCGAGCTTTGGTGACTAG
- a CDS encoding DUF1559 domain-containing protein, translating to MTSRPQSKVGFTLIELLVVIAIIAVLVAILLPAVQQAREAARASQCRNNLKQMGIALHNYIDTNNMFPPGNVKTDGAGRRGASWMVRLLPMLEQNAAYAKMTFDDTDWTMQGSAPNRNWEVTHNLRVPIFSCPSSSMPATRNQTTNSVTQGLGAPATITYQLANYVGIAGPYDDQQTGACCPVPSSWTGYYRSNYNGLIVASNQTYTQAKPPKIADCPDGLSNTIAVGEQSAYDVDPTTGANRDLRACNHDGGPWSGGEGNDTGWWLNMTVVRSPINSKQGDNGNHYPYYRHTRITSVHAGGANLLFGDGSVRFLSDNMDATMFYRACQRDDNKKLEGIN from the coding sequence ATGACGTCGCGTCCACAGTCGAAAGTCGGCTTCACCCTGATCGAGCTCCTGGTCGTGATCGCGATCATCGCCGTGCTCGTCGCCATCCTGCTCCCCGCGGTCCAGCAGGCCCGCGAGGCGGCCCGGGCTTCCCAGTGCCGGAACAACCTGAAGCAGATGGGGATCGCGCTCCACAACTACATCGACACGAACAACATGTTCCCCCCCGGGAACGTGAAGACCGACGGTGCCGGCCGCCGCGGGGCGTCGTGGATGGTCCGGCTGCTCCCGATGCTCGAGCAGAACGCCGCCTACGCCAAGATGACGTTCGACGACACCGACTGGACGATGCAGGGGAGCGCCCCGAACCGGAACTGGGAAGTGACCCACAACCTCCGCGTTCCGATCTTCAGCTGCCCGTCGAGCTCCATGCCCGCGACGCGGAACCAGACGACGAACTCCGTCACGCAGGGGCTGGGGGCCCCGGCGACGATCACCTATCAGCTGGCGAACTACGTCGGGATCGCCGGTCCGTACGACGACCAGCAGACTGGGGCCTGCTGCCCGGTTCCGAGCAGTTGGACCGGCTATTACCGGTCGAACTACAACGGCCTGATCGTCGCCTCGAACCAGACCTACACGCAGGCCAAGCCCCCCAAGATCGCCGATTGTCCGGACGGGCTGTCGAACACGATCGCCGTCGGCGAGCAGTCGGCCTACGACGTCGATCCGACGACCGGGGCCAACCGCGACCTGCGGGCCTGCAACCATGACGGCGGGCCGTGGTCCGGCGGCGAAGGGAACGACACCGGCTGGTGGCTCAACATGACCGTCGTCCGCTCCCCCATCAACAGCAAGCAGGGGGACAACGGGAACCACTACCCGTACTACCGGCACACGCGGATCACCTCGGTCCACGCCGGCGGAGCGAACCTGCTCTTCGGCGACGGCTCGGTCCGGTTCCTGTCGGACAACATGGACGCGACGATGTTCTATCGGGCCTGCCAGCGGGACGACAACAAGAAGCTCGAAGGGATCAACTAG
- a CDS encoding DUF1549 and DUF1553 domain-containing protein, with translation MRQSPRFFPASLGPALLVLLAALVVAGPLSAADLQLHPSQVRLDGNSPRQQLLVLQAGSGDAVDLTRSARFTTTTPAIVSVDERGVVRAVAQGEGRVRIECAGQALEAVVTVGEMPAEPPVDFQRDIQPVFTKLGCNSGPCHGKQRGQNGFQLSLLGFDSDFDFDALTKEARGRRIQPAAPADSLLIQKPVGAVPHGGGVRLRRDSDDYRMLLRWITSGAPRSVPNVPTLKGIEVFPTARVLKKEEQQQLVVTAHYSDGTTRDVTPLAQFQSNEGAVAAVDDAGLITGGSVTGEVAVMARYMDNFVVCRTSRPLDGDVPDDFYAALPRHNYIDEHVWTTLKRLKLQPSAPASDQTFLRRATIDIIGRIPTAEESQAFLADAAPDKRARLINRLLDDPEYAEHWANKWADLLRPNPYRVGIKATLNYDNWIRGAFRENRPYDQFVRELVTSEGSTFRDGHVTLFRDRREPDELTTIVSQLFLGIRLECAKCHHHPFEVWSQDDFYSFAAFFAKLGRKGTGLSPPISGSEEFVFTAKAGSVTHPRTGATMAPKVLFGETPPIGEGDDPRASLATWMTSRENPFFAQTQANRIWADLMGIGLVDPVDDLRATNPASNPPLLEALGNDFRDGGFDQKTLIRRITNSYVYGLGSLPNERNVVDTRNYSRYYRRRLRAEVLFDSVCQVTGVPENFEAMPPAAHSKSIWTHRIDSLFLDAFGRPDPNQDPPCERTSNTTIVQALHLMNARNLYGKVMGDESLPARLAKTEKPPAAIVEELYLAVYSRRPSEEELRIGTALYENPETNRRGATEDLLWALLNTPEFVFKD, from the coding sequence ATGCGTCAGTCCCCCCGTTTTTTCCCAGCGTCGCTTGGCCCGGCTCTGCTGGTCCTTCTCGCCGCGCTCGTGGTTGCGGGCCCGCTGTCGGCGGCCGACCTGCAGCTTCACCCGTCGCAGGTCCGGCTCGACGGCAATTCGCCGCGGCAGCAGCTTCTCGTGCTGCAGGCCGGCAGCGGCGATGCGGTGGACCTGACCCGCTCGGCCAGGTTCACGACCACGACCCCCGCGATCGTCTCCGTCGACGAACGGGGCGTCGTGCGGGCGGTCGCGCAAGGTGAGGGGCGGGTCCGGATCGAGTGTGCCGGGCAGGCGCTCGAAGCGGTCGTGACCGTCGGCGAGATGCCGGCCGAGCCTCCCGTCGACTTCCAGCGCGATATCCAGCCGGTGTTCACGAAGCTCGGGTGCAACTCCGGCCCGTGTCACGGCAAGCAGCGGGGACAGAACGGATTTCAGCTCTCGCTCCTCGGGTTCGATTCGGACTTCGACTTCGACGCCCTGACGAAAGAGGCCCGCGGACGGCGGATCCAGCCCGCCGCGCCGGCCGACAGTCTCCTGATCCAGAAGCCGGTCGGGGCGGTTCCCCACGGCGGCGGCGTCCGGCTGCGGCGGGACAGCGACGACTACCGGATGCTCCTGCGGTGGATTACGTCGGGCGCTCCGCGGAGCGTGCCGAACGTTCCGACCCTGAAGGGGATCGAGGTCTTTCCGACTGCTCGCGTCCTCAAGAAAGAGGAACAGCAGCAGCTCGTCGTCACCGCCCACTACAGCGACGGCACGACGCGGGATGTCACGCCGCTGGCCCAGTTCCAGTCGAACGAAGGGGCGGTCGCCGCCGTCGATGACGCGGGGCTGATCACCGGCGGGAGCGTCACCGGGGAAGTGGCGGTGATGGCGCGGTACATGGACAACTTCGTCGTCTGCCGCACCTCGCGGCCGCTCGACGGCGATGTGCCGGATGACTTCTACGCCGCCCTGCCGCGGCACAACTACATCGACGAACACGTCTGGACGACGCTCAAGCGGCTCAAGCTCCAGCCCTCCGCTCCCGCCTCCGACCAGACGTTCCTGCGGCGGGCGACGATCGACATCATCGGCCGGATCCCGACCGCCGAAGAGTCGCAGGCGTTCCTCGCCGATGCCGCGCCGGACAAGCGGGCCCGCCTCATCAACCGCCTGCTCGACGATCCGGAGTACGCCGAGCACTGGGCCAACAAGTGGGCCGACCTCCTGCGGCCGAACCCGTACCGCGTCGGCATCAAGGCGACGCTGAACTACGACAACTGGATCCGCGGCGCGTTCCGCGAGAACCGCCCGTACGACCAGTTCGTCCGCGAGCTCGTGACCTCCGAGGGGAGCACGTTCCGCGACGGCCATGTCACGCTGTTCCGCGACCGCCGCGAGCCGGACGAGCTGACGACGATCGTGAGCCAGCTGTTCCTCGGGATCCGGCTGGAGTGCGCCAAGTGCCACCACCATCCGTTCGAGGTCTGGAGCCAGGACGACTTCTACTCGTTCGCCGCCTTCTTCGCGAAACTCGGCCGCAAGGGGACCGGGCTCTCGCCGCCGATCTCCGGCTCGGAGGAGTTCGTCTTCACCGCCAAGGCGGGGAGCGTCACGCACCCGCGGACCGGGGCGACGATGGCTCCGAAGGTCCTCTTTGGCGAGACCCCGCCGATCGGCGAGGGGGACGATCCCCGGGCCTCGCTGGCGACGTGGATGACGTCCAGGGAAAATCCCTTCTTCGCCCAGACGCAGGCGAACCGGATCTGGGCCGACCTGATGGGGATCGGACTCGTCGATCCGGTCGACGACCTGCGGGCCACGAACCCCGCCTCGAACCCGCCGCTGCTCGAAGCGCTGGGCAACGACTTCCGCGACGGCGGCTTCGACCAGAAGACGCTCATCCGCCGGATCACGAACTCGTACGTCTACGGGCTCGGCTCCCTGCCCAACGAGCGGAACGTCGTCGACACCCGGAACTACTCCCGCTACTACCGGCGGCGGCTGCGGGCGGAAGTCCTGTTCGATTCCGTCTGCCAGGTGACCGGCGTCCCCGAGAACTTCGAGGCGATGCCCCCCGCGGCGCACTCGAAGTCGATCTGGACCCACCGCATCGACTCGCTGTTCCTCGACGCCTTCGGCCGTCCCGACCCGAACCAGGATCCCCCCTGCGAACGGACGAGCAACACCACGATCGTCCAGGCCCTGCACCTCATGAACGCGCGGAACCTGTACGGCAAAGTCATGGGGGACGAGAGCCTGCCGGCACGACTGGCAAAAACGGAAAAGCCCCCCGCCGCGATCGTCGAGGAGCTGTATCTGGCCGTCTACTCACGCCGGCCGAGCGAGGAAGAGTTGCGGATCGGCACCGCTTTATATGAGAATCCGGAGACGAACCGCCGGGGAGCGACCGAAGATCTGTTGTGGGCGCTCCTCAACACCCCGGAGTTTGTGTTCAAGGATTAG